In one Rhea pennata isolate bPtePen1 chromosome 17, bPtePen1.pri, whole genome shotgun sequence genomic region, the following are encoded:
- the GCN1 gene encoding stalled ribosome sensor GCN1 isoform X4: MAADTQISDTLKRFAVKVTTASVKERREILSELGKCIAGKDLPEGTVKGLCKLFCLTLHRYRDAASRRALQLALQQLAESQPDATAKNLLQSLQSSGISGKAGVPSKSSGSAALLALSWTCLLVRTVFPTPDKRQGETWKKLVEVQCLLLVEVLGGSHKQAVDGAVKKLNRLWKENQDLVDQYLSVILGLEPNQSYAAMLGLVVQFCTVQKETDVIKHHKSALLDFYMKTILMSKTKPQKHLLDSCSPLLRYVSHAEFKDLVLPTLQKSLLRSPENVIETISCLLVSVNLDLSQYALDIVKGLAGHLKSNSVQLMDEAVVALKNLARQCSDPSAVESLGRHLFAILGGSEGKLTVVAQKMSVLSGIGSLSYHVVSGSSSQALTGTIAELFIPFLQQEVHEGTLVHAVSVLALWCVRFSTEIPKKLVEWLKKAFGLKTATSAVRHAYLQCMLASFKGDTLLQGMDLLPMLIQTVEKAASQSTQVPMVTEGVAAALLICRMSVIEGQAESKLSGFWQLILDEKKQIFTSEKFLQSASEEAMCTVLQLTERLLSDHAQRLPESKVQQYHRALVAILMSRTWHVRRQAHQTVKKLLSSLGGYKLAYGLLEELKAVLSSHKVLPHEVLVMESGELSELGKAYVPPRVLLEALCVISSVAGLSADSVEAEKLALEMLLVSHHPSVVAVHPDLWPALLIKMKIDPKDFVTKHLNDILPRITTHASKNQSSMNAVGSLSLLSPGRVLPQLISTISASMENPALCQVTREEYAIMKTPEGELYDKSIIQSAQQDSMKKANMKRENKAYSFKEQIIELELKEEIKKKKGIKDEVQLTSKQKELMHAQLEKESQIRKRLKELDNELETALGLLDAAIKRKPPGLTQYIPGLVGSFLPLLRSPLAAPRIKDPFLSLASCVMPARLKTFGTLVSHVTLRLMKPECELDDSWCQEELPTAINRVISLLHAHTIPSRTGKGEPGAAPLSAPAFSIVFPLLKTVLTDTPYDSEEKEEFLVKILQILMVHAQLRSSANGQASLVDENGPELLPRRDMLLLLTRVIGMGSPRLQVLASNALTTLCASSSGEDGCAYAEQEEVDVLLQALQSPCMNVRDAALRGLMELQMVLPTPDSDEKNGLNLLRRLWVVKFDVEDEIQKLAERLWESMGLELQPDLCSLLIKDVIYHEEAVRQAGAEALSRAVAQYQNQAAAVMNKLTEIYQEKLYRPPPVLDALGRVISESPPDQWEARCGIALALNKLSQHLNSSQVKPLFQFFVPDVLNDRNPEVRKCMLDAALSTLNTHGKDSVNSLLPVFEEFLKNAPNDASYDAVRQSVVILMGSLAKHLDKSDPKVKPIVGKLIAALSTPSQQVQESVASCLPPLVPAIKEDAGGMIQKLMQLLLESDKYAERKGAAYGLAGLVKGLGILSLKQQEMMTTLTDAIQDKKNFRRREGALFAFEMLCNMLGKLFEPYVVHVLPHLLLCFGDGNQYVREAADDCAKAVMSNLSTHGVKLVLPSLLAALEEESWRTKAGSVELLGAMAYCAPKQLSSCLPNIVPKLTEVLTDSHVKVQKAGQQALRQIGSVIRNPEILAIAPVLLDALTDPSRKTQKCLQTLLDTKFVHFIDAPSLALIMPIVQRAFQDRSTDTRKMAAQIIGNMYSLTDQKDLAPYLPSVTPGLKASLLDPVPEVRTVSAKALGAMVKGMGESCFEDLLPWLMETLTYEQSSVDRSGAAQGLAEVMAGLGVEKLEKLMPEIVATASKVDIAPHVRDGYIMMFNYLPITFGDKFTPYVGPIIPCILKALADENEFVRDTALRAGQRIISMYAETAIALLLPQLEQGLFDDLWRIRFSSVQLLGDLLFHISGVTGKMTTETASEDDNFGTAQSNKAIINALGVERRNGVLAGLYMGRSDTQLVVRQASLHVWKIVVSNTPRTLREILPTLFGLLLRFLASTCADKRTVAARTLGDLVRKLGEKILPEIIPILEEGLRSDKSDERQGVCIGLSEIMKSTSRDAVLFFSESLVPTVRKALCDPLEEVREAAAKTFEQLHSTIGHQALEDILPFLLRQLDNEETSDFAVDGLKQVMAVKSRVVLPYLVPKLTTPPVNTRVLAFLSSVAGDALTRHLSVILPAMMSALKEKLGSSEEQLEMANCQSVILSVEDDVGQRIITEDLLEATRSSDLGMRQAAAVMLNIYCSKTKADYTGHLKNLVSGLIRLFNDTNPVVLNESWDALNSITKKLDAGNQLALIEDLHKDIRVVGNEAKGEHVPGFCIPKKGVTSILLVLREGVLTGNPEQKEEAAKALGLVIKLTSAEALKPSVVSITGPLIRILGDRFSWNVKVALLETLSLLLAKVEIALKPFLPQLQTTFTKALQDSHRAVRLKAADALGKLIVIHVKVDPLFTELLNGIRSSDDSAIRDTMLQALRFVTRGAGAKVDATIRKNISTVLLGMLGHDEDATRMASAGCLAELCAFLSEEELSTVLHQHLLADVSGIDWMVRHGRSLALSVAVNVAPSRLCSPKYYSSVQEMILSNATADRIPIAVSGIRGMGFLMKYHMEGQGGNLPPKLSNLFIKCLQNSSSDIKLVAEKMIWWANKNHLPSLDPQTIKPILKALLDNTKDKNTSVRAYSDQAIVNLLKMREGEEVLQSVSRILDAASLELLNESCRRSLKKLASQADSDEQIDDTILT, translated from the exons ATTTCTGATACACTGAAGCGGTTTGCAGTAAAAGTGACAACAGCCAGCGTGAAGGAACGGAGAGAGATCCTCAGTGAGCTGGGAAAATGCATTGCTGGGAAAG ATCTTCCAGAGGGTACAGTGAAAGGCCTTTGCAAGCTCTTCTGCCTCACTTTGCATCGATACCG TGATGCAGCATCCCGCAGAGCCCTGCAGCTGGCGCTTCAGCAGCTTGCCGAATCCCAGCCAGATGCAACAGCAAAAAACCTTCTGCAGTCACTTCAGTCTTCAGGGATCAGTGGCAAAGCTGGAGTTCCCAG TAAGAGCAGTGgatctgcagctctgctggcacTCTCCTGGACATGCCTGCTTGTACGCACAGTCTTTCCAACACCTGACAAGAGGCAAggagaaacatggaaaaaactG GTGGAAGTTCAGTGTTTGCTCCTAGTGGAAGTCTTGGGAGGTTCTCATAAGCAGGCAGTGGATGGAGCAGTGAAGAAACTGAACAGGCTGTGGAAAGAG aaccaAGATCTGGTGGATCAGTACCTATCTGTCATTCTTGGTCTGGAGCCGAACCAGAGCTATGCAGCAATGCTTGGACTTGTGGTGCAGTTTTGCACAGTCCAGAAAGAGACTGATGTTATTAAACATCACAAG AGTGCTCTTCTGGATTTCTACATGAAGACCATCCTCATGAGCAAGACAAAGCCTCAGAAGCACTTGCTG GACAGCTGTTCCCCTCTTCTTCGATATGTGTCTCACGCTGAATTCAAGGACTTAGTTTTGCCAACTCTGCAGAAATCACTGCTGCGAAGCCCTGAGAATGTTATTGAAA CAATCTCCTGCTTGCTTGTCTCTGTGAACCTGGACCTTAGCCAGTATGCTCTAGACATTGTGAAAGGACTGGCTG GTCATCTGAAATCCAACAGTGTGCAGCTGATGGATGAAGCAGTTGTGGCGTTGAAGAACTTGGCTCGACAATGTAGCGATCCTTCGGCTGTGGAGTCGCTGGGCAGGCATCTTTTCGCTATCTTGGGAG GCTCAGAGGGGAAGCTGACAGTTGTTGCTCAGAAGATGAGTGTCCTTTCAG GGATTGGCAGCCTCAGTTACCATGTGGTTTCTGGATCCTCTAGCCAAGCTCTGACTGGAACCATAGCAGAGCTTTTCATCCCTTTCCTGCAACAAGAAG TCCATGAAGGCACGTTGGTTCATGCAGTCTCTGTCCTGGCTCTTTGGTGTGTTCGGTTCAGCACAGAAATTCCTAAGAAGCTAGTAGAATGGCTAAAGAAAGCCTTCGGCCTTAAAACCGCCACTTCAGCTGTGAGACATGCGTACCTGCAGTGCATGCTAGCCTCTTTCAAAG GTGACACCTTGTTACAGGGAATGGACTTACTGCCAATGCTGATCCAGACAGtagaaaaagcagcatctcAGAGCACTCAGGTTCCCATGGTAACGGAAGGAGTTGCCGCGGCTTTGCTGATCTGCAGGATGTCTGTAATTGAAGGACAGGCAG AGTCTAAGCTGAGTGGTTTCTGGCAGCTGATTCTggatgaaaaaaagcaaattttcacATCTGAGAAGTTCTTACAGTCTGCATCAGAGGAAG CAATGTGTACAGTGTTGCAGTTGACAGAGCGCCTCCTTTCGGATCATGCTCAACGGCTCCCTGAAAGTAAAGTTCA gcAGTACCACCGTGCCCTTGTTGCAATACTGATGAGTCGGACTTGGCATGTTCGAAGACAGGCCCATCAAACGGTTAAGAAGCTTTTGTCCTCTCTCGGCGGGTACAAACTAGCCTATGGGCTCTTGGAGGAACTAAAAGCAGTTCTCAGTTCTCATAAG GTTCTGCCTCACGAAGTCCTGGTGATGGAGTCAGGAGAGCTGTCTGAGCTGGGAAAAGCATACGTCCCTCCCCGTGTCCTCCTTGAAGCACTCTGCGTCATCTCAAGTGTGGCAGGACTGAGTGCGGACTCTGTTGAGGCAGAAAAGCTGGCCCTGGAGATGCTGCTAGTGAGCCATCACCCATCTGTAG TGGCAGTACATCCTGATCTTTGGCCAGCCCTCCTCATCAAGATGAAGATAGATCCCAAAGACTTTGTTACCAAACACCTGAATGACATATTACCCAGAATCACTACCCATGCTTCAAAGAACCAG TCATCCATGAATGCTGTGGGATCTCTCTCTCTACTTTCACCTGGCAGAGTGCTCCCACAGCTCATTAGCACCATCTCAGCATCTATGGAAAATCCAGCTCTGTGCCAGGTTACTCGAGAGGAATATGCCATCATGAAGACACCAGAGGGAGAACTGTATGACAAGTCTATAATACAGAG tgctCAACAGGATAGTATGAAAAAGGCTAACATGAAGAGGGAGAATAAAGCATATTCTTTCAAGGAACAGATCATTGAGCTGGAGCTGAAGGAG gaaataaaaaagaagaaaggaataaaggaTGAAGTACAACTGACAAGCAAGCAGAAAGAGCTAATGCATGCACAGCTGGAAAAGGAGTCTCAGATCAGAAAACGGCTAAAGGAG CTTGATAATGAACTGGAAACAGCCCTGGGCCTCCTGGACGCTGCTATAAAGAGAAAGCCACCTGGTCTAACTCAGTACATCCCGGGTCTCGTTGGTTCCTTCTTGCCGCTTTTAAGATCTCCATTGGCTGCTCCAAGGATTAAGgatccttttctttccttagcTTCCTGTGTCATGCCTGCTCGACTGAAAACCTTTG GTACTTTAGTGAGCCATGTGACCTTGCGCCTGATGAAACCAGAATGTGAATTAGATGATTCCTGGTGCCAAGAAGAGCTGCCTACTGCAATTAACAGAGTTATTAGCTTGCTGCATGCCCACACAATACCTAGCCGGACAGGCAAGGGGGAGCCAG gtGCTGCCCCATTATCAGCGCCAGCATTTTCCATAGTCTTCCCTCTCCTAAAGACTGTTCTGACTGATACACCCTATGacagtgaagaaaaggaagagtttcTGGTCAAGATTCTGCAGATCCTCATGGTTCATGCTCAGCTGAGATCATCGGCAAATGGCCAGGCTTCGCTGGTGGATGAG AATGGACCGGAGCTGCTGCCCCGGAGGGACATGCTGCTTCTGCTGACCAGGGTGATTGGAATGGGTTCTCCACGGTTACAG GTTTTGGCTTCCAATGCACTGACGACGCTGTGCGCCAGCAGCAGTGGGGAGGATGGCTGTGCCTATGCAGAACAGGAAGAGGTTGATGTGTTACTTCAGGCCCTGCAATCTCCATGCATGAATGTTCGAGATGCAGCTCTCAGG GGACTGATGGAGCTACAGATGGTTCTACCAACTCCAGACAGTGATGAAAAGAATGGACTGAATCTGTTGCGTCGTCTTTGGGTAGTCAAATTTGATGTGGAAGATGAGATTCAGAAGCTGGCAGAGAG GCTGTGGGAGTCCATGGGTCTAGAGCTGCAGCCTGATCTTTGTTCCCTGCTGATCAAAGATGTCATCTACCATGAAGAAGCAGTGAGACAAGCAGGTGCTGAAGCTCTTTCTAGAGCTGTAGCTCAGTATCAGAACCAAGCAGCAGCAGTCATGAATAAACTGACAGAGATTTATCAGGAGAAGCTGTAT agGCCACCTCCAGTTTTGGATGCTCTGGGACGAGTGATATCAGAATCACCACCTGACCAATGGGAAGCAAG GTGTGGCATAGCTTTGGCCCTCAACAAGCTCTCACAGCATCTGAACAGTTCTCAGGTGAAGCCTCTCTTCCAGTTCTTTGTGCCAGATGTCCTGAATGATCGAAATCCTGAAGTCAGGAAGTGCATGTTAGATGCAGCTCTTTCAACACTCAACACTCATGGCAAG gacaGTGTTAACTCTCTCTTGCCAGTGTTTGAAGAATTCCTGAAAAATGCTCCTAATGATGCCAGTTATGATGCTGTCAGACAGAGCGTGGTCATTCTTATGGGTTCACTGGCAAAACATCTGGACAAGAGTGACCCTAAAGTGAAACCAATTGTTGGCAAACTGATAGCAGCCTTGTCCACACCATCTCAGCAG GTTCAAGAGTCAGTGGCAAGCTGTTTACCACCATTGGTGCCTGCAATTAAGGAAGATGCAGGAGGAATGATTCAGAAGCTAATGCAGCTGCTTTTAGAATCTGATAAGTATGCTGAGCGCAAAGGTGCTGCGTATGGGCTGGCAGGCCTGGTGAAAGGCCTTGGCATCCTGTCTCTCAAACAGCAGGAGATGATGACCACTTTGACTGATGCTATCCAAGACAAGAAGAACTTCCGTCGGCGAGAGG GGGCTCTGTTTGCCTTTGAGATGCTCTGCAACATGCTTGGAAAGCTCTTTGAGCCCTACGTGGTTCATGTGCTGCCCCacctgctgctttgttttggagATGGAAACCAGTATGTGCGAGAG GCTGCAGATGACTGTGCGAAAGCAGTGATGAGCAACTTGAGTACTCATGGAGTGAAGCTGGTTTTGCCATCACTTCTTGCAGCACTGGAAGAAGAATCTTGGAGAACCAAAGCTG GGTCAGTGGAACTACTGGGAGCTATGGCATACTGTGCCCCCAAGCAGCTCTCTTCTTGCTTGCCCAATATTGTGCCAAAACTTACTGAAGTGCTCACGGATTCTCATGTAAAGGTGCAGAAGGCAGGTCAGCAAGCTCTCAGGCAGATTGGGTCTGTCATCAGGAATCCAGAAATCCTTG cAATTGCTCCAGTTCTGTTGGATGCCCTCACGGACCCCTCGCGGAAGACCCAGAAGTGTCTGCAGACCCTGCTGGATACCAAATTTGTCCATTTTATTGATGCTCCATCCTTAGCACTTATCATGCCAATTGTTCAGAGAGCTTTTCAAGACCGTTCCACGGATACCAGGAAAATGGCTGCCCAGATCATTGGGAACATGTACTCCCTGACTGATCAGAAG GATTTGGCTCCTTACCTACCTAGTGTCACTCCTGGACTGAAAGCATCTCTGTTGGATCCTGTGCCTGAA GTGCGTACGGTGTCTGCAAAGGCCCTGGGAGCCATGGTGAAAGGCATGGGAGAATCATGCTTTGAGGACTTGTTGCCCTGGCTGATGGAGACATTGACATATGAGCAGAGCTCAGTGGATCGATCCGGTGCTGCTCAGG gtCTGGCTGAAGTCATGGCTGGTTTGGGAGTAGAAAAGCTGGAGAAACTTATGCCAGAGATTGTAGCTACTGCTAGCAAAGTGGATATTGCTCCACATGTACGGGATGGTTATATCATGATGTTTAATTACCTGCCCATTACTTTTGGAGACAAGTTCACTCCCTATGTTGGTCCCATCATCCCCTGTATCCTTAAG GCACTGGCAGATGAAAATGAGTTTGTGCGGGATACTGCCCTGCGTGCTGGCCAGAGAATCATAAGTATGTATGCTGAGACTGCCATTGCGCTGCTTCTGCCGCAACTTGAGCAGGGCCTGTTTGATGACTTGTGGAGGATAAG ATTTAGCTCAGTTCAGCTTCTTGGAGATCTTTTATTCCATATCTCGGGAGTCACTGGAAAAATGACTACAGAAACTGCCTCTGAGGATGACAATTTTGGAACAGCCCAGTCAAACAAG GCTATTATTAATGCTCTTGGTGTGGAGAGGCGGAATGGGGTGCTGGCGGGGCTGTACATGGGCCGCTCTGACACCCAGCTGGTAGTGCGTCAAGCCTCCTTACATGTCTGGAAGATTGTAGTCTCAAACACGCCTCGCACCCTGCGTGAAATTTTGCCAACCCTCTTTGGGCTTCTGCTGAGATTCTTGGCCAGTACTTGTGCAGATAAGCGAACG GTTGCAGCACGGACATTAGGAGACCTTGTCCGGAAGTTGGGAGAGAAGATCCTTCCAGAAATTATTCCTATCCTGGAAGAGGGACTGAGGTCAGACAAGAGTGATGAGAGGCAAGGAGTCTGCATTGGTTTGagtgaaataatgaaatctACCAGCAGGGATGCG gtactgtttttctctgagtCCTTGGTTCCTACAGTGAGAAAAGCATTGTGTGATCCGCTGGAAGAAGTCAGGGAGGCTGCAGCTAAAACTTTTGAACAGTTGCATTCAACAATTGGGCATCAGGCTCTTGAAGACATCCTGCCATTTTTGTTGAGGCAGTTG GATAATGAAGAAACGTCTGATTTTGCTGTGGATGGTCTTAAACAAGTTATGGCTGTCAAGAGCCGTGTGGTGCTACCTTATTTGGTGCCAAAG ctgactACTCCTCCTGTAAACACCCGTGTGCTAGCTTTCCTCTCATCAGTGGCAGGGGATGCTCTGACACGGCACTTGAGTGTCATCCTGCCTGCTATGATGTCTGCACTGAAAGAGAAGCTGGGGAGCAGTGAAGAGCAATTG GAGATGGCAAATTGCCAGTCTGTAATCCTATCTGTGGAAGATGATGTTGGACAAAGAATTATAACTGAAGATTTATTAGAAGCTACCCGCAGTTCTGACCTGGGAATGAGACAGGCAGCAGCTGTCATGCTGAATATCTACTGCTCCAAGACAAAAGCCGACTATACTGGTCATCTCAAGAACTTGGTTTCAGGCTTGATACGACTATTTAATGATACCAATCCTGTAGTTTTGAATGAAAGCTGGGATGCACTCAATTCCATCACCAAG AAGTTAGATGCTGGGAACCAGCTTGCTCTCATTGAGGACCTACACAAGGACATCCGAGTCGTAGGGAATGAGGCCAAGGGCGAGCATGTGCCAGGATTCTGTATACCGAAGAAG GGAGTGACTTCTATACTCCTGGTACtgagggaaggtgttttaacTGGTAATCCAGAGCAGAAGGAGGAAGCAGCAAAGGCCTTAGGACTAGTTATTAAGCTGACTTCTGCTGAAGCCCTTAAACCATCTGTGGTGAGCATCACTGGACCACTTATTAGAATCTTGGGAGATCGGTTCAGCTGGAATGTCAAGGTGGCTCTGCTTGAAACATTAAGCCTTCTGTTAGCCAAG GTTGAGATTGCCCTGAAACCgtttcttcctcagctgcaaACAACCTTCACTAAAGCTCTGCAAGACTCGCACCGTGCTGTTCGCCTTAAAGCTGCTGATGCTCTCGGTAAACTTATTGTCATCCATGTAAAGGTGGATCCTCTCTTTACTGAGCTGTTGAATGGAATTCGTTCCAGTGATGACTCTGCCATCAG GGACACAATGCTGCAAGCTCTGCGGTTTGTAACACGAGGAGCTGGTGCAAAAGTAGATGCCACGATCAGGAAGAATATCAGCACGGTGCTTCTGGGGATGCTGGGACATGATGAG GATGCCACCCGCATGGCCTCAGCTGGTTGCCTAGCAGAACTGTGTGCATTTCTGTCAGAAGAGGAGCTCAGCACTGTTCTCCACCAACATTTACTGG cgGATGTTTCTGGAATTGACTGGATGGTGAGACATGGACGAAGCCTGGCGCTCTCAGTGGCTGTAAATGTAGCTCCCAGCAGGCTGTGTTCACCCAAATACTACAGCAGTGTTCAAGAGATGATCCTTAGTAATGCCACTGCTGACAGA ATTCCAATTGCAGTTAGTGGCATCAGAGGGATGGGCTTTCTTATGAAATACCACATGGAAGGGCAAGGAGGGAACCTTCCCCCAAAACTTTCAAACCTCTTTATTAAG TGTCTCCAGAACTCATCCAGTGACATAAAGTTAGTTGCAGAAAAGATGATCTGGTGGGCAAATAAAAACCATCTTCCCTCACTGGATCCTCAGACAATTAAACCAATCCTGAAAGCACTCCTGGACAATACAAAGGACAAAAACACAAGTGTAAGAGCCTACAGTGATCAAGCCATTGTTAATCTTCTGAAGATGAGAGAGGGTGAAGAAGTGCTCCAG TCTGTTTCCAGGATTCTAGATGCTGCCAGCTTGGAGCTTCTCAATGAAAGCTGCCGGAGATCTCTGAAGAAGCTGGCTAGCCAGGCTGACTCTGATGAACAGATAGATGACACTATACTGACGTGA